A portion of the Halodesulfovibrio sp. MK-HDV genome contains these proteins:
- a CDS encoding PEP/pyruvate-binding domain-containing protein — protein sequence MAKKKADDSKSVKAQATKIEELQKKMVLTGEDIVAIGEVAELLVGGKNYNTAIISQVDGIRAPQFRAISSIAFHQLMDETKVNASLVRSMVDKEYNRIDWNDPEINKDPEFLQKFVRNTAKEIRAEAEAEGTQNTLKTRTFVNNVVEGFATSPEGIDQLRKRSVLVQAGILSVVLPDSVTGCVREAYNAICKEAGLEDVPVAVRSSAAGEDSCKKAFAGLQDTYLNIVGENRCIEAYHWDCASAYNLRSMTYRREAILDAMARAEATGDDSIAIKAKEEWAIENTSLSVVIMRMINPVISGTAFSADTATGCRGTDRRDLVSIDASYGLGEAVVGGMVTPDKFYVFQRDDKQEVVIRQMGCKDKKIVYKEKGGTKMVDVPDLEAFRWSLSLAQAEEVARGVRGISIAYGGMIMDTEFCIDDADRLWFVQARPETRWNEEFDLHPDTIFMRRLEVDEKAAANAEVILEGNGASRGAGQGRVKYLRSALELNKIIKGDILAAERTDPDMVPGMRIASSILADVGGDTSHAAITSRELGIPAIIGIQRLEVLRNLDGEEITVDGTRGKVYRGLLPLKEVGGEMNLAKLPETKTKVGLILADVGQSLFLSRLRNVTDFEVGLLRAEFMLGNISIHPKALEAYDSGELERVVAKKVHDLESQLTKLLREQLALGIVGVDFNLREYVGHLTGLSEEIEKLTENEQPRGTDEVLAVHRRMRELDHKLDAYMETATRRFDVLKTSENLEDHVSAVMGFSDELMKLTGTDPESTRRKAEIDASVKAFTAKAATDPVVMDVIHKVTQVRVEVALTSGLEKEIRDMRSIPENIRTIIKSRGYRSGKEHYVQTLAQGLALFAMAFYGKDIIYRTTDFKSNEYRNLLGGSLFEHFEDNPMLGYRGVSRNIHDWEIEAFKLSRGVYGGTNLQIMLPFVRTLEEGRAMRRYLEQVHKLKRGEDGLKIILMSEIPSNAILAKQFIQEFDGFSIGSNDMTQMVLATDRDNASLSHIYDEEDPAVVWAILCTIFTGQKYGKKVGFCGQGVSNSTVLRGLVAIAGIVSASVVPDTYFQTKIDMAEIEQENIKTEQLGQWLGDKYLVKIRALLNENGYGHILKKYKNAQDILDWYEGEIARLHEQLRESIETPKEKFYRQELEQFRAKFHKPVIYAGWDWKETVLDALHQAGFANFEEQAIALEAQRKKKW from the coding sequence ATGGCCAAGAAAAAGGCTGACGATTCCAAGAGTGTTAAAGCACAAGCGACTAAGATTGAAGAACTTCAGAAAAAAATGGTTCTTACTGGTGAAGACATTGTAGCCATTGGCGAGGTAGCTGAGCTTCTTGTTGGTGGTAAAAACTACAACACCGCTATTATTAGTCAGGTTGACGGTATTCGGGCTCCGCAATTTCGTGCAATCTCTTCCATAGCCTTCCACCAGCTCATGGATGAAACAAAAGTGAACGCTTCACTTGTTCGCTCCATGGTTGACAAAGAGTACAACCGAATTGACTGGAATGATCCTGAGATCAACAAAGATCCTGAGTTTTTGCAGAAATTTGTACGAAATACCGCTAAAGAAATTCGTGCAGAGGCAGAAGCAGAAGGTACTCAGAATACGCTTAAGACCAGAACATTTGTAAACAACGTTGTTGAAGGTTTTGCAACTTCTCCGGAAGGTATTGACCAGCTTCGTAAACGTTCAGTATTGGTTCAGGCAGGCATCCTCTCTGTAGTGTTGCCTGACAGTGTAACCGGTTGCGTACGTGAAGCATACAACGCTATTTGTAAAGAAGCAGGTCTTGAAGACGTTCCTGTCGCAGTTCGTTCATCCGCAGCTGGCGAAGATTCTTGTAAAAAAGCATTCGCTGGCCTTCAGGATACGTACTTGAACATCGTTGGCGAAAACAGATGTATTGAAGCATACCATTGGGATTGCGCATCTGCATATAACCTTCGCTCAATGACCTACCGTCGTGAAGCTATTCTGGATGCAATGGCGCGTGCAGAAGCTACTGGCGATGATTCTATTGCTATTAAAGCAAAAGAAGAATGGGCCATTGAGAACACCTCTCTCTCTGTTGTAATTATGCGCATGATTAATCCTGTTATTTCCGGTACTGCATTCTCTGCAGATACTGCAACAGGTTGTCGCGGCACAGACAGAAGAGATCTTGTTTCCATTGATGCTAGTTACGGTCTCGGCGAGGCAGTAGTTGGCGGCATGGTAACTCCAGACAAATTCTACGTGTTCCAGCGCGACGATAAACAAGAAGTTGTTATTCGTCAGATGGGTTGCAAAGATAAAAAAATTGTCTACAAAGAAAAGGGCGGCACCAAAATGGTGGACGTTCCTGATCTTGAAGCATTCCGCTGGTCACTTTCACTTGCACAAGCAGAAGAAGTAGCACGTGGCGTTCGTGGCATTTCCATTGCCTACGGCGGCATGATCATGGATACAGAATTCTGTATCGATGATGCTGACAGACTCTGGTTTGTACAGGCTCGTCCTGAAACCCGCTGGAACGAGGAGTTCGATCTTCATCCAGATACCATTTTCATGCGCCGCCTTGAGGTGGATGAAAAAGCAGCTGCGAATGCAGAAGTTATCCTCGAAGGTAACGGCGCATCCCGCGGTGCAGGGCAAGGACGTGTAAAATATCTCCGTTCAGCGCTCGAACTGAACAAAATTATCAAAGGCGACATTCTCGCAGCAGAACGTACCGACCCAGACATGGTTCCGGGAATGCGCATTGCTTCTTCCATTCTTGCAGATGTTGGCGGTGACACCAGTCACGCAGCTATTACTTCTCGCGAGCTTGGTATTCCAGCAATCATCGGTATCCAGCGCCTTGAAGTTCTTCGCAACCTTGATGGTGAAGAGATTACAGTTGATGGTACTCGCGGCAAGGTATATCGCGGTCTTCTTCCTCTTAAAGAGGTTGGCGGCGAAATGAATCTTGCAAAGCTCCCTGAAACTAAAACCAAAGTTGGTCTTATCCTTGCCGACGTTGGACAGTCACTCTTCCTTTCACGACTCAGAAATGTAACCGATTTTGAAGTTGGTCTGCTCCGTGCAGAATTCATGCTTGGTAACATTTCCATCCATCCAAAAGCACTCGAAGCTTACGACTCCGGCGAACTTGAAAGAGTAGTGGCTAAAAAAGTTCACGATCTTGAAAGCCAGCTGACAAAGCTACTTCGAGAACAGCTTGCCTTGGGTATTGTTGGTGTTGACTTCAATCTTCGTGAATACGTAGGCCACTTGACAGGTCTTTCCGAAGAAATTGAAAAGCTTACTGAAAACGAACAACCACGCGGCACTGACGAAGTACTTGCTGTACACCGTCGCATGCGTGAACTTGATCATAAGCTTGATGCATACATGGAAACTGCTACCCGTCGATTTGACGTTCTCAAGACTTCTGAAAATCTTGAAGATCACGTCTCCGCTGTTATGGGCTTCTCTGATGAGTTGATGAAACTCACCGGTACTGACCCAGAAAGCACTCGTCGCAAGGCAGAGATTGATGCATCCGTAAAAGCGTTTACTGCAAAAGCTGCAACTGATCCTGTTGTTATGGACGTAATCCATAAAGTTACACAGGTACGTGTTGAAGTAGCTCTGACTTCCGGCTTGGAAAAAGAAATCCGTGATATGCGTAGCATTCCAGAAAATATCCGCACGATTATTAAGTCTCGCGGATACCGTTCTGGCAAAGAACATTACGTGCAGACCCTTGCACAGGGACTCGCACTGTTCGCTATGGCATTCTACGGAAAAGACATTATATACAGAACCACTGACTTTAAATCTAACGAGTATCGCAACCTTCTTGGTGGCTCCTTGTTCGAACATTTCGAAGACAACCCGATGCTTGGCTATCGTGGTGTTTCCCGAAATATTCATGATTGGGAAATCGAAGCATTCAAACTGTCTCGTGGTGTATACGGTGGAACTAATCTTCAGATTATGCTTCCGTTTGTTCGTACTCTTGAAGAAGGTAGAGCAATGCGCCGCTACCTCGAGCAGGTGCACAAGCTTAAGCGTGGTGAAGATGGCCTCAAAATCATCCTCATGTCTGAAATTCCAAGTAACGCTATTCTCGCAAAACAGTTCATTCAGGAATTTGATGGATTCTCCATCGGATCCAACGATATGACTCAGATGGTTTTGGCAACAGACCGAGATAACGCAAGTCTTTCCCACATCTACGATGAAGAAGATCCTGCTGTTGTTTGGGCAATTCTGTGCACCATCTTCACTGGTCAAAAATACGGTAAAAAAGTTGGTTTCTGCGGTCAGGGTGTTTCTAACAGCACCGTGCTTCGTGGCCTTGTTGCAATTGCTGGAATCGTATCCGCATCAGTAGTACCTGATACATACTTCCAGACAAAAATTGACATGGCAGAAATAGAGCAGGAAAACATTAAAACCGAACAACTTGGTCAGTGGCTTGGCGACAAGTACCTTGTAAAAATTCGTGCTCTGTTAAATGAAAATGGATACGGACACATTCTCAAGAAGTACAAAAACGCTCAAGACATTCTCGATTGGTACGAAGGCGAAATTGCTCGTTTACATGAACAGCTTCGTGAATCCATCGAAACACCAAAAGAAAAATTCTACCGTCAGGAACTGGAGCAATTCCGTGCTAAGTTCCACAAACCTGTAATTTATGCAGGTTGGGACTGGAAAGAAACCGTTCTTGATGCTCTTCACCAGGCTGGCTTCGCTAACTTTGAAGAGCAGGCTATTGCTCTTGAAGCACAGCGCAAGAAGAAATGGTAG
- the efp gene encoding elongation factor P, whose protein sequence is MFSTTDFKRGLKILLDNTPFEIVEFQHFKPGKGGAMIRTKLRNLLTGRVVDKTFRSGEKVGRPDIEHAAMQYLYMEGSNLVLMDLGSYEQHYMSSENSEGAENFLKDGQEVKVMLYNGDPLILELPASLVFEVTHTEPGAKGDTVSNVTKPATIETGLEVNVPLFISIGDKIKIDTRTREYLGRENS, encoded by the coding sequence ATGTTCTCAACCACCGATTTCAAACGTGGTCTCAAAATCCTTTTGGACAACACTCCTTTCGAAATTGTTGAATTTCAGCACTTCAAACCGGGCAAGGGCGGCGCAATGATCCGCACCAAGCTTCGCAACCTTCTTACTGGTCGCGTAGTTGATAAAACTTTCCGCTCCGGTGAAAAAGTTGGTCGTCCAGATATTGAACATGCAGCAATGCAGTACCTCTACATGGAAGGCAGCAATCTTGTTCTGATGGATCTCGGTTCATATGAGCAGCATTACATGAGTTCTGAAAATTCCGAAGGAGCAGAAAACTTCCTTAAAGATGGTCAAGAAGTAAAAGTAATGCTCTACAATGGCGATCCACTTATCCTTGAACTTCCTGCTTCACTCGTATTTGAAGTTACTCATACTGAGCCAGGTGCAAAAGGTGACACTGTTTCCAATGTAACTAAACCAGCTACCATCGAAACTGGTCTGGAAGTAAACGTTCCATTGTTTATCAGCATCGGTGACAAGATCAAAATTGACACTCGCACTCGTGAGTACCTTGGTCGCGAAAACTCTTAA
- the yihA gene encoding ribosome biogenesis GTP-binding protein YihA/YsxC has product MQPNLILEDTIYTLEQLQEVDLPQIALAGRSNVGKSSLINALAGRKNLARISSTPGKTQSINFYKVEPWQYYLVDLPGYGYAKVSKADRQKWAELINQYLISTPGLKALAVLIDSRVPPQQIDIELTSYARQIDLPLIPILTKCDKCKQRERDAKQNEWAKILGGIRPIISSASSGLGLDKIWHAFAEHAMEPEEFTRIDEEVKKVRAEKKAQRAARAEKRENAKPKPKVKKAPLSKKKKKKK; this is encoded by the coding sequence ATGCAACCAAATCTTATTTTAGAAGACACAATATATACGCTTGAGCAACTTCAAGAAGTTGATCTACCGCAAATTGCTCTCGCTGGACGTTCCAACGTTGGCAAGTCGTCTCTTATCAATGCGTTAGCAGGACGTAAAAATCTTGCGCGTATTAGTTCTACCCCAGGTAAAACCCAATCTATCAACTTTTATAAAGTTGAGCCTTGGCAATATTACTTGGTTGACCTTCCAGGGTATGGCTACGCAAAAGTATCTAAAGCTGATCGCCAGAAATGGGCGGAGCTTATTAACCAATATTTAATTTCTACACCGGGGCTTAAAGCCCTCGCTGTTCTCATCGATAGCCGTGTTCCGCCACAGCAGATTGATATTGAACTGACTAGCTATGCTAGGCAGATCGATTTGCCGCTTATTCCGATTCTCACAAAATGTGATAAATGTAAGCAACGTGAACGTGATGCGAAACAAAATGAATGGGCAAAAATTCTTGGTGGAATTAGACCAATCATATCTTCTGCTTCTTCAGGGCTAGGACTTGATAAAATCTGGCACGCCTTTGCAGAACATGCAATGGAACCAGAAGAATTTACTCGAATCGATGAAGAAGTAAAAAAAGTTAGAGCAGAGAAAAAAGCACAGCGCGCTGCTCGAGCTGAGAAACGTGAAAATGCTAAACCTAAACCTAAGGTAAAAAAAGCTCCTCTTTCTAAAAAGAAAAAGAAGAAAAAGTAG
- a CDS encoding DNA translocase FtsK — MEALLLEDGIKNTQRITRELFSLFITFWGILLTISLVTFSQADPSLNHIVSSPKSIHNAAGLFGAYLSGLLVDMFGLASYLLALGFLASGIRCFFAKICIEWWRWLGLALFSISISSLSSAVPLTIGEIQGGGLLGDVLFGVNWYYLRPIGSTLLWIFITLSSVQLMMGGTWAGMFAWLKEHIGSVKKPLLKKSITTKKKTKIKKSAEISKEKKARRSLFGKKTDEADTTLPALDIPSDTTEPEIWDEIASMDAVPAEFNSVIIDEPVKSGDEASLIGESNPFEGELDFPEVKRANSKKSKKVFLPVLDLFSNSDDDIETTPREVLEAKGRLVMECLEDFNVQGELQRITPGPIVTMFEVKPAPGVKVSKIANLSNDIAMALSAVAVRIQAPIPGKDSVGIEIPNEIRELVSLKELFASDSFVRSKDPLTLAIGKDISGIPFSADLAKMPHLLVAGATGQGKSVFINSVLMSLLFKTTPDSLQLLLIDPKRIELAVYADLPHLVHPVVTDMSQAKNALDWAVYEMDRRYEAMSRMGVRNVVSYNTKLKQMGDEKPENLADLQPIPYLVIIIDELADLMLTAAKEVEISIVRLAQLARAAGIHLILATQRPSVDVVTGLIKANFPCRISFQVTGKHDSRTILDTVGAEHLLGKGDMLFKPGGGRITRMHGAFVSDDDVVSVVSHWKKQLPPSYKVDFVEWATEGTGNVSGSMNGGANGNNGTPDDPLYGECVAFVIENGKASISLIQRRFRIGFNKAARFVEQMEQDGVVGPADGSKPRTVLAKKEQPTG; from the coding sequence TTGGAAGCACTCCTACTGGAGGATGGTATTAAGAATACGCAACGTATAACTCGCGAACTTTTTTCATTATTCATCACGTTCTGGGGCATCTTGCTCACAATCAGCCTAGTGACATTCAGTCAGGCTGACCCTAGCCTCAACCATATCGTAAGTTCGCCTAAATCTATTCACAACGCTGCAGGACTTTTTGGAGCATATCTTTCAGGACTTCTTGTCGATATGTTTGGTCTAGCCTCGTACCTTTTAGCACTTGGGTTTCTTGCTTCAGGCATCCGCTGTTTTTTTGCTAAAATATGCATAGAATGGTGGCGCTGGCTTGGCTTGGCATTATTCAGCATCAGCATCAGTTCGTTAAGTTCCGCAGTACCACTAACTATTGGAGAAATCCAAGGCGGTGGATTGCTGGGCGACGTACTGTTTGGTGTTAATTGGTATTATTTACGACCAATAGGCAGTACGTTACTTTGGATTTTCATAACATTAAGTTCAGTGCAGCTTATGATGGGTGGCACGTGGGCGGGCATGTTCGCATGGCTCAAAGAACATATTGGCAGTGTGAAAAAACCACTGCTCAAAAAATCCATTACAACCAAGAAAAAAACAAAGATTAAAAAATCAGCCGAAATCAGCAAAGAGAAGAAAGCGCGACGCTCACTCTTTGGTAAAAAAACTGACGAAGCAGACACCACGTTACCAGCACTCGACATTCCCAGTGATACAACTGAACCTGAAATCTGGGACGAAATTGCTTCAATGGATGCTGTTCCCGCTGAATTTAACTCCGTCATTATTGATGAACCAGTAAAAAGCGGCGATGAAGCATCATTAATAGGTGAGAGTAATCCATTCGAAGGTGAGCTTGATTTTCCTGAAGTAAAGAGGGCGAACAGCAAGAAAAGCAAAAAAGTTTTTTTGCCTGTACTCGATTTGTTTAGCAACAGTGACGACGACATTGAAACAACCCCGAGGGAAGTTCTTGAAGCAAAAGGGCGCCTAGTAATGGAATGTCTTGAAGACTTCAATGTACAAGGTGAACTTCAACGAATTACACCAGGACCAATCGTTACAATGTTTGAGGTCAAGCCTGCACCTGGCGTTAAAGTTAGCAAGATTGCAAACTTATCTAACGACATCGCAATGGCATTGAGTGCTGTTGCTGTAAGAATTCAGGCACCAATTCCCGGAAAAGACTCTGTAGGCATCGAAATACCAAACGAAATAAGAGAGTTAGTCTCTCTAAAAGAGCTCTTTGCATCGGATTCATTTGTCCGCTCCAAAGACCCACTCACTCTCGCAATTGGTAAAGATATCTCGGGTATTCCTTTCTCTGCTGACTTAGCTAAAATGCCGCATTTACTAGTGGCGGGTGCTACGGGTCAGGGTAAAAGTGTGTTCATCAACTCAGTATTGATGAGTTTACTATTCAAAACGACTCCGGACTCGTTACAGTTATTGCTTATAGATCCAAAACGCATTGAGCTTGCAGTTTATGCAGACCTACCTCATTTGGTACATCCTGTTGTTACCGATATGTCTCAAGCAAAAAATGCTTTGGATTGGGCAGTATATGAAATGGATAGACGTTACGAAGCAATGTCCCGTATGGGAGTACGTAACGTAGTAAGTTACAATACTAAATTAAAACAGATGGGTGATGAGAAGCCGGAAAACCTTGCTGATCTTCAACCAATTCCATATCTGGTCATCATCATTGATGAATTAGCAGACCTCATGCTTACAGCGGCAAAAGAAGTGGAAATCAGCATTGTTCGACTTGCTCAGCTTGCTCGAGCTGCAGGTATCCACCTCATTCTTGCAACTCAGCGACCAAGTGTTGATGTTGTAACAGGTTTGATCAAAGCAAACTTCCCATGCCGAATCTCTTTTCAAGTTACCGGCAAGCACGACTCACGAACTATTCTCGATACCGTTGGAGCAGAGCATTTACTTGGAAAAGGTGATATGTTGTTCAAACCAGGTGGAGGAAGAATCACCCGAATGCACGGAGCATTCGTAAGTGATGACGATGTGGTTTCTGTTGTATCCCACTGGAAAAAACAACTTCCACCTTCGTACAAAGTTGACTTTGTAGAATGGGCAACGGAAGGAACCGGTAATGTATCCGGTTCAATGAATGGTGGTGCTAACGGAAACAATGGCACACCGGATGATCCATTATACGGAGAGTGTGTAGCTTTTGTTATTGAAAATGGCAAAGCATCCATCTCTCTTATCCAGCGAAGGTTCCGAATTGGTTTTAACAAAGCAGCCCGCTTTGTTGAACAAATGGAACAGGATGGTGTTGTTGGACCGGCGGACGGTAGCAAGCCGCGTACAGTGCTTGCAAAAAAAGAGCAACCAACCGGATAG
- a CDS encoding type II 3-dehydroquinate dehydratase — MAGYNILILNGPNLGALGKRQPEIYGKNTMDILPELVQQVLGENYQSVSLEFYQNNSEGKLIDRIEQAKEEGIDGIVFNAGAYTHTSLALADCLAWIELPVVEVHLSNVLARSEPMRQKSFIGRHVIGVIAGFGMMSYALAVQSLFQHLKD, encoded by the coding sequence ATGGCCGGTTACAACATATTGATCCTTAATGGTCCGAATTTAGGAGCATTAGGAAAACGACAGCCGGAAATTTATGGCAAAAACACCATGGATATTTTACCCGAACTTGTGCAGCAAGTACTCGGTGAAAATTACCAAAGCGTTTCTCTTGAATTTTATCAAAATAATTCGGAAGGCAAACTGATTGATCGAATTGAGCAGGCAAAAGAAGAGGGTATCGATGGCATCGTGTTCAATGCCGGTGCATATACTCATACAAGCCTTGCTTTAGCAGATTGCCTTGCTTGGATTGAATTGCCGGTGGTGGAGGTGCATTTAAGTAATGTACTTGCTCGCTCCGAACCAATGCGGCAAAAAAGTTTTATTGGTCGACACGTCATTGGTGTTATTGCAGGTTTCGGCATGATGAGTTACGCACTAGCCGTGCAGTCGCTGTTTCAGCACCTTAAAGATTAG